The genome window ATATGCTGAAGTTGTTAAGGTTTTCGCATCAGACATTGGTCTCTTTCGAAAAGAGGGGAATGATACACAAataattgtttgtttttctattttttaagggttcataattcaattttgttttcttcttattttaaagagttttctttttaatagtgATCACATAGCTAGCATGAGACCATTTTTTCTTGAGGTTTAGACTTAAGATCATGTAAGCCTTGAAAGATTGGGCTAGGTTTAGTAATATGAAAATGACCCTAGCATAAAATAATCTAAGAGATTTATATTCagcaaaatattattttagccgtaatattatattttcaaatttgagcgGCTTCCAAACTTTGGCACCCTTCTTTTGTCGTTCCATTTCAATCTATCCTATtcaatttctattatttgaGTTGCTGTCTATCATTTCTTCAACTCTGATCTGTGGAAAAAAACAATAGGCACGTGTTTCACACATAAATGATATATCTAACGCTGCAAGTCCTTCCTAAATTCTAGACCCAGAGACACAACGTTATACTAGAGCTTGTAGAAAGTTCTCTGAAGTAATCATTTACATTACTATGTTTCTAGACTTGTTTGCTGAAAAGCCACTAATTGTAGAAATTATTGTGTAAAATACATCCACATgaaaatcttcagaaaaaatATTACTTCACAGCAATAGAAATTTCTCTTAAAGTAGTGCCTTGTCATTAAGATGTCTGTTAAGTCAGTTTCAATAGGTTATGGGTTTTTACATGGAACATCAACAACCAAAAACTCAAGGTAGAGATCGGTGATAGGAAAAATGGGTGAAGAATTTGGTAAATGTGGGAAACTAATAACTATAGAGTCACAAAAAATAGAACAATCGTATAATGAAGCCATTTTCTTACATGTCAGATAAGTCAATTTCAAAAAGTGCAAGTTAACAAACACTACAAGGTAGAGATTGGCAACAGGAAAACTATAAACAGAACTCAGTAAACATGGAAGATGAGAACTATAGAGTAGCTGATACATAATTCGAAGTCAACAGATTTTGACGATTGGGAAACctgaaatttcattttgattatcTGAATTCATAATGAGTACTAAGAACTATATTATATCCTGAGAAATAATGTTGGGATGTCAAAAATGAATAGGCACAAATCTGAACAGAACTCTCTaagtcatttcactattataggTAGAAACAACAAGGATGCATAAAACAGATTCTAGCAGCTGGTTAAAACAGCAAAGAAAGCACTATAAATATCAAGAGCATGGATCATGAACCAGAAACAACTCCAGAAGATAATGCCTAATAGAAGATACTATGCATAGTCCACAGAAAAAAATAttctgaaaaattatttaattatgtttaccAGTAAATCTTCATATTTCTTGTTGAACTCTGCTTCAGTGCCAGAAGAATCCCATTCTACACTATATTCTTGGGCAATTTCCTTCAATACTTTGAGCCTTATTTCACCTGATGGAGCACTAACTGAAAGCTTTTCAATTATCTAGATGacagaaagaaaagggaaacgAATCAGAAATGGCATATCATCTATTCAAGTTGCAAACTCCACGAGTCTAGCAAAACCATTGAACCACACAAGTGaattttaaatgaactaatgatatatattttttgaaaatagaactAATGATAATTAACTGCACGGTTCACGCCAGAATCAGGACGAAGCTCCATTGCAGCAATGACAAATTCCTTTCCATACTTTGTAGCAAACAAATTCTTGATCTGCAATAAATCAGGCACATCTGAACATCTAGGAGCAGCAAAAATTATGCTTGCCACAGCTTCTCGTAATTCTGGAGGACAGTCTCTGTTACGTGCAAAGACATGTTAAAATGGGTAGTTAGGTTGTGCAAAGAAATGAAAACACTTAAGATGCTCAAATTCTTGACtaagaaaaccaaaataattcaaatgagaatgacataaaaattcttgaattataACTTGTTACACGTAAGATTATAATACAAAAACATAACTTGGAAGAAATATGTGGTTATCAGTTATCACACAATCAAGCACCCAAATATTATTGAAACAATTGGAAAAGAATCAGAAGCTGTCGCTCCTATGGACCCAAGTTGGTATCCTCAAAATATACCACTAATGCAGTAAAATCCACATTCATTTTCTTCAATGTAGCAATTGATCAAACTAAACAACCTGCGCTTTTGCTTTGTAATGAAAGAATGCATTTAGTGCTTTAGTTCCATTATTGTAAAATGCGAATAAATTTTGTAACTACATTTTTCTCTTCCCTTAATTGCAATATTGATTAGAGTTGCCCTCTGGTAAATCAGTGGATTGCCTGCTCTCAGGAATTCTTAGTCCTAACATGATTTCTAAAGGAAGAAAATTATCCAGATTGAGAGAAGAGCCACTTGCAGGAAATAGAACAAGCAGGATGGGTGTAGTAACCCTGCTCCTCAATATTATTTGTATGTCCTACAGCAACTTAGCATGCTGAGTGTAGCagaagaaaatgaatcaataaaGTAGATTGATCCTTTCAGTAGATGATGGAAATTTTATACTATTGAAAGATTTTCTatacaataatatattttctttctaacaTTAACTCAATTCTCCGTTCCTTCATCTCATTATGAACTTTTcaggaaaaacaaaatattaggaCTTGTTATaaacaaatcaaacataaaGGACAGATATCATGATAGAATAATTATAAGTTTCTGGGAAATAACCAGTAGACATAAATGATGATCATACATAAGAATTTAACAATGGTATATGCATCAAATAGCATCTAAAAGATAATGAGTAAACAGCACTGTCAGCTGAGAAGAGAATTAAGAACTGTACTTCACAATTAACAATCAGCTTGCAAACTAGAatgtatttatatgtaaattaaaagatatagaTATCAGCCTCTAGCTTTGCTCAGCAAAGTGTTTAACTATTGATGCAATATAACttgaaaacacaaaaagaaTAGAAGAAAAAACCACTACCGATTAAATAAGGGCATGGTAAAATACTGGAAAGGAGACAAATAATAAACCATTAGGCAAAACCAATAAAGCAAACGCCTAAGTTCTTAAAAggcttttaaaattgaacttacTTCTGGCTTTCAAGAATTGGAACTCGGGCAAGAACAAACTCACAGAAAAGCTCCAGTATCTCATATGCAGCCCATATGTTCTGTTCTCTGATTACATGTTCCACCTAACCCCAAAATAAGAacagcaaaagaaaaaaatggtaaTCAAAATCATTATGAAATAAACTGATCAATGAGTCCATTAACAAACATTAAGTTGAAAAAGATACGCGAATTCGAGCAATTGGTTCCTGGCCAGCCTGCAAGAATTGGGCAATCTCTTTTCTCATATTCTTGAGCTGCAAATCTCTCTTATTTTGGAGCAACTTGATGCGCGAGATTGCCAAGCTCAAGCATGTTTTACTACACAATTGTACAGATCAAAAATAAACtttagcaaaaaaaagaaaagaaaagaaaaccccaAAGTGAAtcgcatacatatatatgaaccAAAAGCAGAATCAAGTCGCACATGAAAAAAACAATTGGGGAATACGGGGGAAAATAACTAACCATTTTGCACCAAAAACGCCTCTATTAAACAATTGGTTTAAGAGAGACATTTTAGAATAGAACAGAGGAGAATCTCGTTAGTGATGATTAAAAAGGGATATTTTTCATCGATGAATTGCAGAGAAAAGTCAAAACTCTATATCGTTAATAGTTTTATACATTTGGAGGGGG of Gossypium raimondii isolate GPD5lz chromosome 3, ASM2569854v1, whole genome shotgun sequence contains these proteins:
- the LOC105794756 gene encoding uncharacterized protein LOC105794756 — translated: MSLLNQLFNRGVFGAKCKTCLSLAISRIKLLQNKRDLQLKNMRKEIAQFLQAGQEPIARIRVEHVIREQNIWAAYEILELFCEFVLARVPILESQKDCPPELREAVASIIFAAPRCSDVPDLLQIKNLFATKYGKEFVIAAMELRPDSGVNRAIIEKLSVSAPSGEIRLKVLKEIAQEYSVEWDSSGTEAEFNKKYEDLLAGSKQVCAEAAVSQAPSKQASGKSLPSNGAKTILPTDARPASQHHQVPSHMSKLTSSEIESSVKNGTAGPISDIKTETNSRPSDVLERARAAIASAERATAGARAAAELVNVKFGSLKLQGASS